In Aeromicrobium sp. A1-2, the DNA window GGCGGAATCTCCGGTTGGGCCGGCGTGCGTTCCACGCCAGCCTTGCTGGTCGCACTCGCGCTCGGATCGCTGCTCGAACGCCTGGTCGGCCAACGGGTGTCCTTCAAGCGCATTAAGGGCTTCTCGACCAGCTGATACAGCGCCTCGGACACCACGAGGCCGATGCCGAGAGTCAGAGCGAACAGCTCGATCCCGTGTCCGCGGAAGAGCCCGTAGCCGGTCCAGTCGGAGACGAGCTCGAGCACGATGAGATGGCAGCAGAACAAGCTGTACGAGATGTGACCGATGTGCCGCAGCGCGGGCAGCGCCATGATCTGGGCGTACGTCGAGCCCGGGTCCCCGAAGATGCTCGGCAGCACGACGAGCGTTGCGACGCCGGTATACAGCGCGGTGCGGACGACCGACTCATGCGGCGCCAACAGGAAGAGCCCTGCTGGACCGGCCAGGGGCGTGCTGGCGATCGCGTACAGCGCTATGGCTGCGGTCCAACACGTCGCCGGGCTGGAGGCGAACACCATGAGTGGCCGGGTCACCCGGGAGGCGCCCGTGCGCAGGTCGACCGCAACGACAGCCAGTGCCAGTCCGGCAGCGAACCAGATCAGGTACGACACGAGCCAGCGGTTGGCCCACCCGTCAAAATCCTTGAGGTGGCCCGTCGCAAGCCCGGCCCACATCAGCGAGACCAGGCCCAGGCCCGACAGCGCCAGCAGGATCCGGTCGGGCCGCCAGGTGCGTCGGCCCACGACGGACAGGAGGAACCACATGAGCGCGGGGAGCACGATATAGAACGAGGCCTCGGTCGTGAGGCTCCACATCTGGGTCAGGCCGTGCGGCAGATCCGGGGCCGTGTAGAGATCGATCAGCAGCAGGTTCGTGAGCCACCGGTGGAACGGTTCCCCGCGGTTCTCGCTCAACAGGAGGAAGGCCGCCACCACAACGATCCAATAGACCGGCAGGATGCGTAGGGCTCGCTTCCAGAAGTAGCGCCCGATCGAGTCGTGGGGCTGACCGGTCCGAACCGCCGCGACATAGGGGAAGCCGAGCAGGAAGCCGGACAGGACGAAGAAGATCGCGACCCCGACCTCCAGGCGTTGGGTCGCAGCGCCGAGTGTGCCGTTCCCGTAGTAGCCGGCCCAAAACGAGGTGTGCGTGCCGACGACGGCGATCGAGGCCACCGCGCGTAGCGTGTCGAGCCCGGGGAAGCGGGGGGTGAGGCGCTCGCTGGGCGTTGTCATCCGACCGGCACGATCTCGCCCACGGCGACCGTGTCGAGGCACACCGTCAGGTCAGGTGTTCGGGACGTGAACCTCATGGTCGCGAATTTCCCCTCGCCCTGCAGGTAGTAGGTATGGATACCACTTTGCACGCGGATCGTCCGGATGTCCTGCCCGGGGATCGTCAATGACAGTGACCCGTCCCCTGATGCGAGGTAGGAGATTGACGCCCACCAGAAGGGCGGGCCCCCGCTGACGTCGATCGTCGTCGCAGTGTCCCTCACCTGATAGCCGCACCCCTCGACCGGGCCGGGGCGTGACGTGGCCGCCGCTCGGATTCCGGCCTGTCGGTGCACACCCTGGTCATCGAGGATCCTGAGATCATTTCCATAGGTGGACGTCGTGAGGCTCGTCCCAAGCGGCCGCAGGAGCCGTGAGGGCAGGTTGTTCGGATAGCTGAGGCCGGACTGGACAAGCTCAGGCACCGGGACGTCGGCGATCACCGCCGGGTCGCGCTCGAGGCTGGATCGGGCGTTCTGCACAAACTCCCGGGCGGGATACGCGCCATGCCAGGGACGTATGAACTGTACGGTGCTGACGAGGCAGCCGGCTGCCGCAGCAGCCACGAGGACACGAGAGATCCGGATCATCCACGGGCGAGCTGGGCGGCTCGGCACGCGGGCCTGGAGCGTGCTGCCGACCATCGGAAGAACTGCGAGCCCCATGGCGAGGGCCGTGACCGGCAGTGAGTCGGCCAGGAATCGCATGAGCTCGCCGGCGTACGCACCCAGCTCGAGTCCACGCCCGAAGACCAGCCCGAGGTAGGCCACCGCGAGCTGCGAGAGCAGGACCACGGCGGCCGCGACCGTCGTGCGGGGTGATCGAAGCAGCGCCCAGGTGACCAGCCCGACGACAACGACCACGGCAGCGACGTGCAGTCCGACCGGCACGTCGGTGGCACCCATCGGGGGGTTGTCGGTAGTCCATCGCCATGGCCCGCCGACGAGACTGGTGACCCACGATGTGCCGAGCATCGTCCGCGCCACACCCACCGGATCCGGAGTGCCGCCGGAGGTGACCGGGGACGGTGTCCGAACGGCGTACACGACGAGGTAGCCGATCGAGAGCACAGCAGCCGGGAGCACCAGTCGCCAAGCGCGGGTGGACAGGTTCCACGGGCGGCGCCACAGGCTGCCGGGCACAAAGAAGAGCAAAAGAGTCATCCCGAGCACCAGCGCAATCTGCAGGCCGCGCGGATCCGCGGCGAGTCCGAGCGCGTAGCTCCCGGTGGCGGCAGCAGCGTTTCGCCAGCCAGGCTCTCGAAGATGCCGGACGGCGAACGTGACGGTGAGGAAGAACGCGATGTGCAGTGGCAGGACGTTGAGCGCCGCCGACCACCAGACGACGCCGTCAAGGTCCATGGTGGAGAAGAGGTAGAGCGCGAGCGGCAGGAGGATCGCCCACCGGCATCCGAACAGCGTGCGCAGCATCAGCAGGCAGCAGGCTGATGCGATGGCCTGGAGGACGACGACCGAGCCGCCAGCGACCAGCCAGTTGTACGCGCCGCTGTGCGCAACACCCCAGCTGATCAGGTTGCCCAGCGGCATCAAGTGGCTGTCGTGCGGGGTGAACAGATACGCCAGTCCAAGCCGGTGGTCCAGTGCGTCCTGCAGAAAGACGAAGTCATCGCTGTAGAACCACGCCGGGAGCACTGCCCAGGCCCGCCCGACGACCTGTAGGCCTATCAGCGTCCACGCCACCGTCAGGATCTCCTGCTGCCGCGAGAGTCCCGCGGGGAGGAGCCACCGCATCGACGGTGGCCGGCTGTCGGCTGTCACAACGTCCGATCATGGCACATCCGGGGGTCGTCTCGGCCCGGACGATTGCCTGGCGATATCGGTGTCAAACGGGACCAAATGAGCACAGATGTACTGCAGGGAGAGTGACCCTCTGCGGTGTTACGGTCAGGTGTTCACGAGGTGGAGGGAGCCCACTGTGGGAAAGAAATTGGGGACAGTCGCGCTGTTCCTGGGCGCATTTTTGCTGGCACTTGCCGCATTGTCCAAGTTTTACATGTACGACCAGCTGGCCGTCGTGCCATACAACACCGAGACGACCAACACGTCGTCGACGGCACCCGGCAACGACGCCGAGTACCTCGATGCCGCGGCCGGGCTCAAGATCACGACAGGACCGCTGAAGAACACCAAGGTGTTGAGCGGCAACGTCGAGCTCAGCAAGAAGGCCAGCAAGGATCTCGGCAAGGACGTCGCGGTGTGGGACTACATCAACTGCACGGCACCGGTCGACTTCAACTGTGGCAGTGGAGACACGCCGTTGAGTCTCAACGTTGATCGGGTCCCGTTCGACCGCAACACCGGCCAGACGGTCAGGTGGGACGGCAGCTACAGCGAGACGGGTGGCGAGAAGACCGAGCCCGCGAATTTCGAGGGGCTGTACTTCAAGTTCCCGTTCGACACCCAGAAGAAGACGTACAAGTTCTGGGACGACACGTTGCTCACGTCGACCGACGCCAAGTTCGTCGGCGAGGGCAAGGTCGAGGGACTCAAGGTGTACAAGTTCGAGCAGACCATCGCACCGATCAGCACCGGCACGATCGACGTGCCGGGCGATCTGGTCGGGTCGGACGAGTCAACCGTGACAGCCGATCAGATCTACTCGAGCACGTCCTACTACAGCGTCGAGCCGGTGACGGGTGTCATCATCGTCGGCCGGACGTCGCAGGACAGCTACCTCGAGGTCGACGGTGTCCGCAAGGTCACGACGACCAAGGCTGATCTGCAGTACTCGGACGCGACGATCAAGGACACCGCGGATGAGTACAAGTCCAAGGCAACGCTGCTGACGACGGTCAAGACGACCGTCCCGCTCGGCGGGGCGCTCATCGGCATCCTGCTGATCGCCGCGGGTCTGTGGACGCGGCGGGGTGGCGACACCTCGGGCAGCCGCAAGGCAGACAAGGACGAACTCATCGGCTCGCACTGATCTGTCACCCACGCACAGCGCGACGCCGCAGCCCTGCCGGGGTGCGGCGTCGCGCTGTTCTAAGGTGAGGGTCCTATGACCATCGCCTCCGCAGCCGATCTCTGCACCTTCGTCGACAGCTCGCCGACACCGTTCCACGCGTGCGCAACTGCCGCCGCCGAGCTCGACTCCGCCGGCTATCGCCGCATCCACGAGTCCGACGCCTGGCCGACCCGACCGGGACGACACTATGTCGTCCGAGGCGGATCGCTCGTGGCGTGGTCGACCGAGTCGAGCAGTGCAGCTACCGACCCGTTCCGTGTCGTCGGCGGACACACCGACAGCCCCAACCTGCGCCTGAAGCAGCACCACGACCTGGCAACGGAGGGTCTGGGCGTCGTCGCCCTCGAGCCGTACGGGGGAGCCTGGCTGCATTCCTGGCTCGATCGCGACCTGGGCATCGCTGGGCGCCTCGCGATGCGCGACGGCAGCGAGATCCTGGTCCACGTCGACGAGCCCGTGCTGCGGGTGCCGCAGCTCGCGATCCACCTGTCCGACCGCAAGCCGCTGGAGGTCGACCCGCAACGGCACCTCAACGGCATCTGGGCGACGAGCCCCGGCAGGTTCATGGAGCACGTCGCGCACCGAGCCGGAGTGGACGTCGCAGCGGTGCTCGGATTCGACCTGATGACGCACGACACGCAGCCGAGTGCCCTCACCGGCGCCCGCAACGAGCTCGTGTCAGCGCCTCGCCTCGACAACCAGGCCACCTGCTTCGCCGGTCTGCGTGCACTCCTCGCGGCCGAGTCGGTGCCGGGAATCCGTCCGGTGCTCGCGCTGTTCGATCACGAGGAGGTCGGCAGCACCTCGGAGCGCGGTGCTCAGTCCGACCTGCTCCTGACGGTGCTCGAGCGCATCGTGCTGGCCGCCGGCGGAACGCGCGATGACTACCACCGCGCGATCGCGGCATCGGTCTGCGCGTCCGGCGACATGGCGCACGCGACGCACCCCAACCATCCTGAGCGGCACGAGCCTCTGCACCACATCGCGATGGGCGGGGGACCGGTGCTCAAGGTCAACGTCAATCTGCGCTATGCCACCGACGCCGTCGGCGCGGCGCACTTCCAGCGGGCGTGCGACCAGGCAGGTGTCCCGTTGCAGCGCTACGAGCACCGTGCAGATCTGCCGTGCGGCTCGACGATCGGGCCGCTGAGCGCCGCTCGTACCGGCATGTTGACCGTCGACGTCGGCGCTCCGCAGCTCGCGATGCACTCCGCCCGTGAGGTCATGGCGGCGGCCGATGTCGCGCCCTACGCGCTCGCGCTGTCGGCGTTCCTCGCACCCGCCTAGCAGCCGCGCGACCCGGCTATCCCGCAAAGCGGGGTGTCCCGTACGATTGAGACTGCGCTGATGGCCTGTACGTACCTCGGACAGAGCAGGCCCGTGCTCGTGCTCGGTCGGGTGAATCTTCCCGGCACACGTCACGATCCAAGGGCCGTCAGGCGTGCCCGACAATTCCACCCATCCATCGGAGCAACTCCTATATGACAAGCAGCATCGCCCACGTGGCACCCCAGGTAGCGATCAATGACATCGGCTCTGAGGCAGACTTCCTCGCCGCCATTGACCTCACCATCAAGTACTTCAACGACGGCGACATCGTCGAAGGCATCATCGTCAAGGTTGATCGTGACGAGGTCCTCCTCGACATCGGTTACAAGACCGAAGGTGTCATCCCGTCCCGCGAGCTCTCCATCAAGCACGACGTCGACCCCAACGAGGTCGTTTCCGTCGGAGACAGCGTCGAAGCCCTCGTCCTCCAGAAGGAGGACAAGGAAGGTCGGCTCATCCTGTCCAAGAAGCGTGCGCAGTACGAGCGCGCGTGGGGCGACATCGAGAAGATCAAGGCCGAGGACGGAGTCGTCGAGGGCACCGTCATCGAGGTCGTCAAGGGCGGCCTGATCATGGACATCGGTCTGCGCGGCTTCCTGCCGGCGTCGCTGGTCGAGATGCGCCGTGTGCGCGACCTCGACCCGTACATCGGTCAGAAGATCGAGGCCAAGATCATCGAGCTCGACAAGAACCGCAACAACGTGGTCCTGTCGCGCCGTGCCTGGCTCGAGCAGACTCAGTCGGCCGTTCGCCAGAACTTCCTCACCGAGCTCCAGAAGGGGCAGGTCCGCAAGGGCGTCATCTCCTCGATCGTCAACTTCGGTGCGTTCGTGGACCTCGGCGGCGTCGACGGTCTCGTCCACGTGTCCGAGCTGTCGTGGAAGCACATCGACCACCCGAACGAGGTCGTTCAGGTCGGCGACGAGGTCACCGTCGAGGTGCTCGACGTCGACATGGACCGCGAGCGCGTCTCGCTGTCGCTCAAGGCCACGCAGGAAGATCCTTGGCAGCACTTCGCTCGCACCCACCAGATCGGCCAGATCGTGCCGGGCAAGGCGACCAAGCTGGTCCCCTTCGGTGCGTTCGTCCGCGTCGAGGAGGGCATCGAGGGCCTGGTGCACATCTCCGAGCTCGCCGAGCGTCACGTCGAGATCCCCGAGCAGGTCGTCCAGATCGGCGACTCGGTCATGGTCAAGATCATCGACATCGACCTCGAGCGTCGTCGGATCTCGCTGTCGCTCAAGCAGGCCAACGAGACCGAGGCCGCAGTCAGCGATGACTTCGACCCGACGCTCTACGGCATGACGTCGTCCTACGACGCCGATGGCAACTACATCTACCCCGACGGTTTCGATCCCGAGACCGGCGAGTGGCAGGAAGGCTTCGACGAAGCCCGCGCCACCTGGGAGAAGCAGTACGCGCAGGCGCACGAGCGCTGGGAAGCTCACAAGCAGCAGATCGTCGATGCCGAGAAGTCGAGCATCGAGGCTTCTGAGGCCGCGAACTACTCCTCCGACACCGCCGGCAGCGAGGGCGGCGACGCCCCGCAGCAGGAGGGCTCGCTCGCCTCGGACGAGGCGCTGCAGGCGCTTCGCGAGAAGCTCACGGGCGGCGAGGCGTAACAACCCGCAGCTCCAACAGAACCCTCGGTCCTTCTGGACCGGGGGTTCTGTGCGTCGGTGCAACCTGCGGACGGCGTCACATGACGCCGTGATGTGAAGTCGTGCTGGTCCTGACGCAAACCGACAACGGGCGATACAGTCACACGGTGCGTAGATCGGGCCTGGAGTTCAGCTCCGCGATCGCCGTGGCCACCGTGATCGCGGCGCTTGTCATGGCCGAGTCACTCGGTCTGGGCTTCCACGACCCCGACGGATCGACCGGCCCCACGTACATCCGGCTGCCCGTCATCGTGCTGCTCGCGCTGGTCCTGGACATCGTCCCGAGGGCCGCCTACCGCGCTCGGGCATGGCGGCCTCTTGGCGGAGCGGTCGTCGATGTCGTGCGCGAGCGGTGGACTCCGGCCAACCTTCGATTCATGCTGATCGGCCTCGTCGGGTGGTACGCGACGTACGCCTCGGTCCGCAACCTCAAGGGCTTCGTGCCCTTCGCCAATCATCACCTGTACGACGCCGACCTGACCCGGATCGACCGGGCGATGTTCGGCGGCCACTCACCCGCGGTGCTGCTTCACGAGCTGCTCGGCAGCGATGTCGCCGCGCAGGTCCTGTCGCTCTTCTACCTCGCCTGGATCGCTGCGCTGCCGGCTTCTCTGGCGATCGCCCTGGTGTGGGCGCGGCGCGACCGGATCAGCTCGTGGTGGGTGACTGCGGTGTCGGTCGACTGGGTCATCGGTGTCGCGCTCAACTACGCCTTGCCGACCCTCGGCCCGGTCTACGACCGACCGGGCGACTTCGCGAACCTCACGTCCACGACCACCTCGGCCCTCCAGCAGTCGATGTGGATCGAGCGCCTGCAGGTCCTGGCCGATCCGGCCAACACGCAGACCGTGCAGAACATCGCCGCCTTCGCCTCCCTGCACGTCGCGATCGCCACGACGGCGTGCCTGGTCGCCCACCGCGCGGGGCTGCATCGCGCGATCGTGTGGTCCTTGCGCGCCTTCCTCGCGATCACGATGGTCGCGACGGTCTACTTCGGTTGGCACTACGTGTCGGACGTCATCGTCGGGCTGCTGCTCGGCTTCGTCGGTGCGTGGGTGGGGGAGCAGTTTGCGGCGCCGGACACCGAACGGGATCGCTCGGCCGGTGCGGCGTCCGACGCCGAGGCGTCACAGCTCGGTTCGGCGGACCTTGCCGGTCGCGGTTCGCGGCAATGACGCCAACCGCTCGTACGTCTTGGGGCGTTTGGGCGGGGTGAGCCGCTCGGTGGCGAGATCGCGCAGGACCTGCTCGTCGACTTCTCCGACGTACGCGGCACACACCCGCTGCCCCCACTGCGGGTCGTCCCGGCCGAAGACAGCCAGATCGACCAGTCCCCGGGCCCCTTCGAGAGCGGCCTCGACCTCGGCCGGGTAGACGTTGACCCCGCCGCTGATGATCAGGTCCTCGCGACGCGAGTCCAGGAAGACCAGTCCGTCCGCGACCCGACCAAGATCGCCGACCGTGAACGCGGGGCCGGCGGGAGTCTCGCGCCAGACCTCCCGCGTCTTTTCGGGGGCGTTCCAGTAGACGAATCGGGCCCACTCCGGGACGGCGCACCACAGCTGCCCGTCGGCATCCGCCGTGACGACGCGGCCGGGTCGGGCGCGGCCCACCGTGCCCGGGTGTGCAATCCACTCCGAAGCCGGACACGCGGTGAACTGTCCCTCGGTCGAGCCGTAGAACTCCCAGACCGCATCAGTGCCGAACTGGTCATGCGCGCGGAGACGGATCGGCTCGGGGCACGTCGCCCCGGCGTGGGCGACGAGTCGCAAGCACGAGGTGTCCAGCGTGCGGCCCTCGTCATCGAGCCGAGCGAAGAGCCGTTGCAGATGTGCGGGCACGCAGAACATCGAGGTGGGACGTAGCACGTCGATCGCCTCGACGAGATGGCCGGCGTCGAATGACGGCAGCGCCGCGATCGAACCACCGGCCAGCAGCGTGCCCATTGCGAACCGCAGAGGCGCGGAGTGATAGATCGGAGACACGACCAGGTTGAGGTCGCCGGCGTGGAATCCCCAGAGGTCGCGCTCCTCCCGCACCAGTGACTCCGCGTGCGACTCGGTCAGCAGGCCCGACCACACGCCCTTGGGTCGTCCGGTCGTGCCGGAGGTGAAGTGCATCGGGCGGCACCGGGGCCAGGGGTCGAGATCGACCGGGTCTCCGCGCAGCAGGTCGGCGAGCGCCTCGGGCCCGTCGATGACCATGATCGGCTCGACGTCCGCGATGATCACGTCCCGCTCGTACGCCGTGAGTCGCGGATCCAGCGGCACTGGCACGACGCCGCTCCGGATTGCCCCGAGCACGGCGCTGACATAGTCCGCCGAGCCTGCGACGGACAGCACCACGCGGTCTCCGGGCCGTGCGCCACCCGCGGAAAGGGCGCCGGCGACAGCTGCCTGGTCGATCGCGCTGTCTGCCGCGGTGAGGACCTTCAGCACCCGAATCCTTCCAGATCGTGAGACTTCGGTCACAAGCCGCCGGGGGGACCCGGTTCTTCGACGTGATCCGACGTGCAAAGTATGCTTGACTCGAACGCTGAGACAGACAGCCGTCTACGCAACAAGGTGGTCCATTCGTGGCACACAGTCGCCACAGGCAAGTCCGCAAGGCGCCCCGCAGCCTCCGCGCGACGCACGCGATCCTTCCGGTCGCAGGTCTGTTGACCGTCGCCGCAGCCGGCGCCCTGGTCATCACCGACCAGGATGCGCAGCCCGCGGCGGTCGTATCGGCAGTCGCAGCCCCCAAGCAGGATCTGTTCGCAGCCTCCGCCGAGGAGCTGCCCACCGAGGTCAACCGCAGCGCCGAGCGTGCTCCACTGACCAACGAGGCAGCCGCCGAGGACAAGATCGAGGGCACCAGGTTCGCGGTCGTCCAGGTCGAGGTCCACGCGGCAGCCAAGGGATCCTCACCGGTCCTCGCCGAGGTCGCCTCCGGCAAGACTGTCGACATCACCGGCAAGACGTCCGGTGACTGGTCGCAGATCATCCACAAGGGACTCCCTCGCTGGGTCCCGACCGCGAGCCTGGCCAAGGAGATGCCGCTCGGCTCGTCGCCGTGCGCCTCCGGCTCGGGCTCGGAGAGCGGGCTCCGTCCCGACACCGTCAAGGTGCACCGGGCGGTCTGCGCCAAGTTCCCGTCGATCGTCCGTTACGGCGGCGTTGCCGGCCGCGGCGAGCACGCCACGGGTCAGGCGCTCGACATCATGGTCTCGAGCGACGTCGGCAACGAGGTCGCCGCATTCCTGATGGAGCACCGCGCCGAGCTCGGCGTGGAGTACATCATCTGGCGCCAGCGCATCTGGCGCCCGGCCACGTCGCCCAACTGGCGCGGCATGTCCGATCGTGGCGGTGCGACGGCCAATCACATGGACCACGTGCACGTCACGACCTACGGCAACGCCGCTCAGTAGGCGTCGGAGTGCTGCGCGTCGGACTCACCGGCGGTATCGGCTCGGGCAAGAGCAGCGTCAGTGCCCTGCTGGCTGGCCACGGGGCGGTGGTCATCGACTACGACCTGCTCGCTCGTCAGGCCGTCGACATCGGCAGCCCTGCGCTCGTCGAGATCGCGGCCCGCTTCGGTGACGCCGTGATCGCAGCGGACGGATCGTTGGACCGACCGGCACTCGGAGCTCTGGTGTTCGCGGACCCTGCCGCCCTGAGCGACCTCAACGCGATCACACATCCCGAGATCGGTCGGCTGGCGGCCGCCCGTGAGGCCGGGGCCGCCGCCGACGCGATCGTCGTCCACGACAATCCGCTGCTGGTCGAGATGGGCGCCGCGGACCGCTGTGACGTCGTCGTGGTGGTCGACGTGCCCGAGGACGTCCAGGTGCAGCGCCTCGTCAGCGACCGGGGCATGTCGGAGACGGATGCCCGAGCCCGGATCTCTGCTCAGGCGTCCCGACAGCAACGAACCGATGTCGCCGATCTGATGATCGACAACACCGGTCCGTTGGATGAGCTCGCCCGCATCGTCGGGGGCATCTGGGACGAGCTCGAGTCCCGGGCAGGCTAGGCAGCCAGGTCCGGATCCGCGATGCGGCGCAGGGTGGCCAGCGCCTCGCGTTCCAGCTGGCGAACGCGCTCCGCCGAGATGCCGTGCCGCTTGCCGATGTCAGCAAGCTTCTGCTGACGACCGTCGAGCAGCCCGTAGCGGGCGCGCACGATGTCGGCCTCGCGCTCACCGAGGTTGTCGACGAGGTTCGAGATCAGGTGCCGTGACTCGTCGTCGATCACTGCGAGGTCCGGGCCCGGCAGCGTCTCGCGGGCGATCAGGTCACCCAGCGAGGTGTCGCCGTCCTCGTCGACGGGGGAGTCGAGACTGACGTGGTCGCGTCCCCACGCCATCAGATCGATGACCCGGTCGACGTCCATCCCGAGCTCCAGGCCGATCTCGGCCGGCTCCGGGTCGTAACCCAGCTGCCGCTCCAGATTGCGGCGCGCGGCCGTCACCTGGTTGAGCTCCTCGACGACGTGGACCGGGAGGCGTACGACCCTGGCCTGCTGCGCGATGCCGCGGGTGATCGCCTGACGCACCCACCAGGTGGCGTACGTGGAGAACTTGAAGCCCTTGACGTAGTCAAACTTCTCGACGGCGCGGATCAGGCCCGTGTTGCCCTCCTGGACCAGGTCGAGCATCGGCATGGCCGAGCGACCGTACTTGCGGGCGATCGAGACCACGAGTCGCAGGTTGGCCTGGATGAACTCCTGGACCGCCTGGTCGCCCTCCTCGGCGAGCCACGTGAGCTCCTCCTCGGTGGCCGACTTCGGCGCTCCGCCCTTGCGACGGCCGATCCGGCCTTCCGCGAGGAGGTGCCGGGCGAACAGCCCAGCCTCCACGGACTTGCTCAGCTCGACCTCTCGCTCGGCGTCGAGCAGGGGAGTGCGGGCAATCTCGGCCAAGTACATGCCGACGCTGTCCTTGCCTTCGATGTTGGTGCTGCCGTTTCGTGCGCTCACCATGCGCCTCCCATCAGTGTCTGTACTGATGAGAACGCACGCGGTGCCCCAAGGATTCCGCTCTCAGACGCTTCTTAGGTGGTGCGTGCTACATCGATGATCCAGGCGAGCTCCCACGCCCGCTCCTTCCACGACGCGTAGCGACCGCTGACTCCGCCGTGGCCAGCGTGCATCTCGGTCTTGAGCAGGATCGGTGCGTTGCCGGTCGAGGTCGCACGGAGTCGGGCGACCCACTTGGCCGGCTCGACGAACATCACCCGGGTGTCGTGCAGGCTCGTGACCGCCAGGATCGCGGGGTAGTCGTGCGCGCCGACATTCTCGTAGGGCGCGTAGGACTTCATGTACGCGTAGACCTCCGGGTCGTCCAGCGGATTGCCCCACTCGTCCCACTCGATCACCGTGAGCGGCAGGCTCGGGTCCAGGATCGTGGTCAGGTTGTCGACGAACGGGACGCTGGCGATGACGCCGGCGAATGCGTCGGGTGCAAGATTGGCGATCGCGCCCATCAGCAGCCCGCCAGCACTGCCTCCCTCGGCAACCAGCCGATCGGGCGACGTCCAGCCCTCGGTGACGAGGTGCCGGGCGCTGGCGATGAAGTCCGTGAAGGTGTTGCGCTTGCGCAGCATCTTGCCGTCGTCGTACCAGTGACGGCCGAGCTCGCCGCCACCACGCACGTGGGCGATCGCGAACACGAAGCCACGGTCGAGCAGCGACAGCCGCATGACCGAGAAGCCCGGATCCATGCTGGCCTCGTACGACCCGTAGCCGTAGATCAGGCACGGCGCACTGCCGTCACGCGGCGTGTCCTTGCGGCACACGATCGAGACCGGCACCCGGACGCCGTCGTCGGCGATCGCCCAGCTGCGGTGCTGCTCGTACTGTTCGGGGTCGTAGCCGCCGAGCACGGGCGCCTGCTTGCGCAGGATCAGCTCGCCGGTCGCGACGACGTAGTCGTAGATCGATGCTGGCGTGATGAAGGAGCCGACTCCGACCCTGATCAGCGGCTGGTCCCACTCGGCGTTGGCGCCGACGCCGCTGGTGAACAGCTCTTCGTCGAACTCGATCTCGCGGAGCTCGCCGATGCCAGCGTCGTCGATCGGCATGATCCCGATGCGGGAGAGCGCGTCGCGCCGGTACGAGACGACGAGCTGGCTGGCGAAGACGTCGACGTCCTCGAGGCGGGTCGTGTCGCTGCCGGCGATCACGACACGGCGGTCCGTGACGTCGTCGACCGGAACCACCATGAGCTCGAAGTTCAGCGCGCCCTCGTTGTGCAGGACGACGAAGTGGTCGACACCGCCGATCACGGCATGCTCCAGCGCGTACTCCACACCATCCTTGCGGGGCAGGACGACCTGGAACTCTCCCTCCGGGTCGTCGGCGGCAAGCACCCGCACCTCGCTGGTGACCTTGGACGACAGGCCGATGACGAGATACTTGTCGGACTGTGTACGTCCGACGCCGACGAAATAGCTCTCGTCCGTCTCCTCGAGCACCAGGACGTCGGCGTCGCTGGAGCCGAGGGTGTGCCGCCACACCCGGTGAGGACGCCAGGCCCCGTCGACCGTCGTGTAGAACAGGTGCGTCGCGCCGGCGGACCAGGTGGCTCCGCCGCTGGTTGCGGGGATCTCGTCCGGCAGCACCTCTCCGGTGCGCAGGTCCTTGACCCGGATCGTGTAGCGCTCGTCGCCCTGTGTGT includes these proteins:
- a CDS encoding DUF3068 domain-containing protein, which translates into the protein MGKKLGTVALFLGAFLLALAALSKFYMYDQLAVVPYNTETTNTSSTAPGNDAEYLDAAAGLKITTGPLKNTKVLSGNVELSKKASKDLGKDVAVWDYINCTAPVDFNCGSGDTPLSLNVDRVPFDRNTGQTVRWDGSYSETGGEKTEPANFEGLYFKFPFDTQKKTYKFWDDTLLTSTDAKFVGEGKVEGLKVYKFEQTIAPISTGTIDVPGDLVGSDESTVTADQIYSSTSYYSVEPVTGVIIVGRTSQDSYLEVDGVRKVTTTKADLQYSDATIKDTADEYKSKATLLTTVKTTVPLGGALIGILLIAAGLWTRRGGDTSGSRKADKDELIGSH
- a CDS encoding M18 family aminopeptidase, with the translated sequence MTIASAADLCTFVDSSPTPFHACATAAAELDSAGYRRIHESDAWPTRPGRHYVVRGGSLVAWSTESSSAATDPFRVVGGHTDSPNLRLKQHHDLATEGLGVVALEPYGGAWLHSWLDRDLGIAGRLAMRDGSEILVHVDEPVLRVPQLAIHLSDRKPLEVDPQRHLNGIWATSPGRFMEHVAHRAGVDVAAVLGFDLMTHDTQPSALTGARNELVSAPRLDNQATCFAGLRALLAAESVPGIRPVLALFDHEEVGSTSERGAQSDLLLTVLERIVLAAGGTRDDYHRAIAASVCASGDMAHATHPNHPERHEPLHHIAMGGGPVLKVNVNLRYATDAVGAAHFQRACDQAGVPLQRYEHRADLPCGSTIGPLSAARTGMLTVDVGAPQLAMHSAREVMAAADVAPYALALSAFLAPA
- the rpsA gene encoding 30S ribosomal protein S1: MTSSIAHVAPQVAINDIGSEADFLAAIDLTIKYFNDGDIVEGIIVKVDRDEVLLDIGYKTEGVIPSRELSIKHDVDPNEVVSVGDSVEALVLQKEDKEGRLILSKKRAQYERAWGDIEKIKAEDGVVEGTVIEVVKGGLIMDIGLRGFLPASLVEMRRVRDLDPYIGQKIEAKIIELDKNRNNVVLSRRAWLEQTQSAVRQNFLTELQKGQVRKGVISSIVNFGAFVDLGGVDGLVHVSELSWKHIDHPNEVVQVGDEVTVEVLDVDMDRERVSLSLKATQEDPWQHFARTHQIGQIVPGKATKLVPFGAFVRVEEGIEGLVHISELAERHVEIPEQVVQIGDSVMVKIIDIDLERRRISLSLKQANETEAAVSDDFDPTLYGMTSSYDADGNYIYPDGFDPETGEWQEGFDEARATWEKQYAQAHERWEAHKQQIVDAEKSSIEASEAANYSSDTAGSEGGDAPQQEGSLASDEALQALREKLTGGEA
- a CDS encoding phosphatase PAP2 family protein, whose amino-acid sequence is MRRSGLEFSSAIAVATVIAALVMAESLGLGFHDPDGSTGPTYIRLPVIVLLALVLDIVPRAAYRARAWRPLGGAVVDVVRERWTPANLRFMLIGLVGWYATYASVRNLKGFVPFANHHLYDADLTRIDRAMFGGHSPAVLLHELLGSDVAAQVLSLFYLAWIAALPASLAIALVWARRDRISSWWVTAVSVDWVIGVALNYALPTLGPVYDRPGDFANLTSTTTSALQQSMWIERLQVLADPANTQTVQNIAAFASLHVAIATTACLVAHRAGLHRAIVWSLRAFLAITMVATVYFGWHYVSDVIVGLLLGFVGAWVGEQFAAPDTERDRSAGAASDAEASQLGSADLAGRGSRQ